A portion of the Edaphobacter lichenicola genome contains these proteins:
- a CDS encoding ATP-binding protein has translation MTFANELNAQVPDDTRQEMMQALREILLNAMEHGAAFNAEQVVEVTAVRTARALVFYVRDPGAGFRQESLSHAAIATLSHDPAAHIAKREEEGMRPGGYGLLLAGGTVDELIYSEIGNEVLLIKYVDWPQEKIHLMS, from the coding sequence ATGACCTTCGCGAATGAGCTCAACGCTCAAGTGCCTGATGATACAAGGCAAGAGATGATGCAGGCGTTGCGAGAGATTTTGCTAAACGCCATGGAGCACGGAGCGGCATTTAATGCCGAACAGGTGGTGGAAGTCACTGCAGTCCGTACTGCGAGAGCATTGGTATTTTACGTGCGTGACCCAGGCGCTGGTTTCCGCCAGGAATCCCTGAGCCATGCGGCCATTGCAACTCTGTCCCACGATCCCGCAGCGCACATCGCTAAACGAGAAGAAGAAGGAATGCGACCCGGGGGATATGGTCTTCTTCTAGCCGGTGGCACGGTCGACGAGCTGATCTACAGTGAGATCGGCAACGAGGTGTTGCTGATCAAATACGTGGATTGGCCGCAGGAGAAGATACACCTCATGAGTTAG
- a CDS encoding SpoIIE family protein phosphatase: MGIATLSYSDASGHHSIHLDRESTSIGRSQGQDVILSDPSVSRQHALILREGDRYTIVDRNSTHGTFVNAVRVGRSVLQLNDVLQIGSLNGPRLRFHLQHNDESSTELSEPAGHLISSLSELRLPTDELPQAALEMEKLNWLIRAARQLNQGGAIEDILSAFLHLTLQLTGLERGFVFLRESGEMRLAQGLSADGKVVEEDSTVSRNAMQRAIESDSNFSISDTLADQKVSGWSSVMAHRIRSIYCIPLRKRSSTTEPGKLLGLLYLDSQIRLGELTEVDHQLLETIATEAAALLHNALLAEDESKARQAREELAVAARIHGGLMSSSLPTIPYAKLQAKSVPCLAIGGDFYDAVVLKDSVCVAIADVSGKGVSAAIVAATLQGIIHSQLLAGQDLPEIASLANQFLCTRNVGKYATMILLKLFPDGRVEYMNCGHVHPLTILGTEIRRLKENNLIVGLIDGATYTSAHCTLRPGERILLATDGLTEAEDPSGQQFGDDGLNTIAHYEDIDSILDHIANFQAPNPAQDDCTLLEIQYSVGTIPSASEKLS; this comes from the coding sequence ATGGGTATTGCCACGCTTAGCTATTCCGATGCCAGTGGACATCACAGCATCCATCTCGATCGCGAGTCTACGTCGATCGGTCGCTCCCAGGGACAGGATGTCATACTCAGCGATCCTTCGGTCTCTCGTCAGCACGCATTGATTCTCCGAGAAGGCGACCGCTATACGATCGTCGATCGGAACAGCACTCACGGAACTTTTGTTAACGCCGTGCGCGTTGGGCGATCGGTGCTCCAGCTCAACGACGTCCTGCAGATAGGCTCCCTGAATGGCCCACGGTTACGATTTCATCTCCAGCATAACGACGAGTCAAGCACCGAATTATCCGAGCCAGCCGGCCATCTGATCTCTTCGCTCAGCGAACTCCGTCTTCCCACCGACGAGCTTCCTCAGGCAGCGCTCGAGATGGAGAAGTTGAACTGGCTCATTCGTGCAGCGCGTCAACTCAACCAGGGTGGCGCGATCGAAGATATCCTTAGTGCATTTCTCCATCTGACGCTGCAACTCACCGGCTTGGAACGAGGCTTTGTCTTCCTTCGCGAAAGCGGTGAGATGCGTCTCGCGCAAGGCCTCAGTGCCGACGGCAAAGTTGTGGAAGAGGATTCCACCGTCTCGCGCAATGCCATGCAGAGAGCGATCGAAAGTGACTCGAACTTTTCCATCAGCGACACCCTGGCCGATCAAAAGGTCTCCGGCTGGTCGAGTGTCATGGCACACAGGATTCGCAGTATCTATTGCATACCTCTGAGGAAGCGCTCTTCAACAACGGAGCCGGGCAAACTACTTGGGCTGCTTTATCTGGACAGCCAGATCCGGCTCGGTGAACTTACCGAAGTCGATCACCAGCTACTCGAAACGATTGCTACTGAGGCGGCAGCGCTACTGCACAATGCTCTCCTTGCGGAGGATGAGTCCAAAGCAAGACAGGCGCGCGAAGAGCTTGCTGTCGCAGCAAGGATTCACGGTGGTTTGATGTCTAGCTCGCTTCCGACCATCCCCTATGCAAAACTTCAGGCGAAGAGCGTACCGTGTCTTGCCATCGGCGGAGACTTCTACGATGCCGTCGTGCTTAAAGATAGTGTGTGCGTCGCAATCGCGGATGTATCCGGCAAAGGAGTCTCAGCCGCCATCGTAGCGGCCACGCTTCAAGGCATCATCCACTCCCAGTTGCTCGCCGGTCAAGACCTGCCAGAGATAGCTTCCCTCGCAAATCAGTTTCTATGCACGCGAAACGTTGGCAAGTACGCGACGATGATTCTGCTCAAACTGTTTCCAGACGGCCGCGTTGAGTACATGAACTGCGGCCACGTTCACCCACTTACAATTCTAGGCACCGAGATTCGGCGTCTGAAAGAAAACAACCTAATCGTCGGACTCATTGACGGCGCGACCTACACCTCCGCTCACTGCACCTTACGACCAGGAGAGCGCATTCTTCTGGCAACCGACGGCCTCACCGAAGCAGAAGACCCATCTGGCCAGCAGTTCGGCGATGATGGCCTTAACACCATCGCCCACTACGAAGATATCGATTCCATTCTCGACCATATCGCAAACTTTCAAGCCCCAAACCCAGCCCAGGATGACTGCACCTTACTCGAAATTCAATACTCTGTTGGAACTATTCCCTCTGCATCGGAGAAATTAAGCTAA
- a CDS encoding serine/threonine-protein kinase: MASQEQSVEQLFGAALDQRPEDRRAFLDRACAGAPEIRRRVEELLLADEEAGSFLEKPFLSSLEDKWDDTTPVDDMNGTRAAASDFKPAPVGRFDPGQVIAERFTVIRFIAHGGMGEVYEVEDRFLQGVHIALKVILPHIAGDAGSSRRFEQEVLLARKVTHPNLCPIYDISRCQEPAPPFVFLTMKLLAGETLASRLKRPLSIPRNECMSIFRQMTAGLGAIHDGGIVHRDIKPNNVMLDYSGSELCVSIMDFGLARLYDSQTTITVGLIAGTPGYIAPELLRGDPPSQATDIFALGVLIQQVLTNRCLSEEVHGLSVKASPALDAADVPSLYIHSVKEFLSEDPKRRCAAFQQIRSAFESGSNIATQPSIDSPRRLTRRNFALGSAIAACAAAGGIAWKWDQIDDLVHPIPHKRFVALLDWPPPDNRVKPMLLSVLDAIATELSRAEAFDRDLLVIAQKTITDITTPAQLNELRESLGANLVLAASGLPSTKELHLSLSVLDSSGTRTLREKQIHVPTDQQTSLPEKAVQAAVELLNISHYQPNGHRLKVGTDNAEAYSTFQDAEVLMKQPNDTGLEAAIEKYKQAIEIDSHYAVAQTRLSWAYIRSYFLHGDEAALMLARENCEAAIAVDPNLVEAHVGLALIYQRTGDLQTADKEFLKALALDPSNPRTLLYRAEFYSASEHWKEAEDAYARLVRSRPNYWLAHNEFGMFLNSQGKYPEALMEFRAASLASPKSSLAYANIAAVYLELGKLSESLANYARSYQLNTNNVAALGIAEINRIQGNYRDSVTHAREAVALRPSSALNWVELGDCCSNIASMQKDATAAYKKAKEVQEEQLRIEPKNGPACLFLALCYAKISDLAGCAVLLKKAETLGINDLDSQLLKVRVVTLLSKLDEAFDTLSRCIQRGATAFQFQTMPDLEPLRIDNRYHRLVASTGPVTDLKI; the protein is encoded by the coding sequence ATGGCCAGTCAAGAACAATCCGTCGAGCAGTTGTTCGGTGCCGCCCTGGACCAGAGGCCGGAGGATCGTCGTGCCTTTCTTGATCGCGCGTGCGCTGGCGCTCCTGAAATCAGGCGACGCGTCGAAGAGTTGCTGCTTGCCGATGAGGAGGCGGGAAGTTTTCTCGAAAAACCTTTCCTGAGTTCTCTTGAAGACAAGTGGGACGACACAACGCCTGTCGATGATATGAATGGCACGCGCGCGGCCGCAAGTGATTTCAAGCCTGCACCTGTCGGGCGATTTGACCCTGGGCAAGTTATCGCTGAACGCTTCACGGTCATTCGCTTCATTGCGCACGGTGGAATGGGAGAGGTCTACGAGGTCGAAGATCGCTTTTTGCAGGGAGTTCACATTGCACTCAAGGTGATTCTTCCGCATATCGCGGGAGATGCCGGGTCGTCGCGCCGCTTCGAGCAGGAAGTGCTGCTTGCACGCAAGGTGACACATCCGAATCTTTGCCCCATTTATGACATATCCCGTTGCCAGGAGCCCGCACCACCGTTCGTGTTTCTGACGATGAAGCTGCTCGCAGGAGAGACGCTGGCTTCACGGCTAAAGAGACCGCTGAGCATCCCTCGCAACGAATGCATGTCGATCTTTCGCCAGATGACTGCGGGACTTGGGGCTATTCACGATGGCGGAATCGTTCACAGGGACATCAAACCGAATAATGTGATGCTCGATTATTCGGGCTCAGAGCTTTGCGTTTCGATCATGGACTTCGGGCTGGCGCGGCTGTATGACTCGCAGACTACGATCACGGTTGGGCTCATCGCTGGAACTCCAGGGTACATCGCGCCGGAGCTGCTGCGGGGCGATCCACCGTCGCAGGCCACGGACATTTTTGCACTTGGAGTTCTCATTCAGCAGGTACTGACGAATCGATGTCTGAGCGAAGAGGTGCATGGACTGTCCGTCAAAGCATCTCCGGCGCTTGATGCCGCTGACGTTCCCTCTCTGTACATTCATTCGGTGAAGGAGTTTCTCTCTGAAGATCCGAAGCGGCGCTGCGCGGCCTTTCAGCAGATTCGATCTGCCTTCGAGTCGGGAAGCAACATCGCCACGCAACCCTCTATCGACAGCCCTCGACGTTTGACGCGTCGCAATTTTGCTTTAGGATCTGCGATCGCAGCTTGTGCCGCTGCAGGTGGAATTGCCTGGAAGTGGGATCAAATCGATGATTTGGTTCACCCCATTCCACATAAGCGGTTTGTGGCTTTACTCGATTGGCCACCGCCTGATAACCGCGTGAAACCTATGCTTCTCAGCGTTCTTGATGCAATCGCAACCGAACTCTCTCGTGCCGAAGCATTCGATCGCGATCTTTTGGTCATCGCGCAAAAGACAATTACCGATATCACGACGCCAGCGCAGCTGAACGAGCTCCGGGAATCCCTTGGAGCTAATCTTGTTCTTGCCGCTTCTGGCCTGCCATCCACTAAAGAGCTTCACCTATCTCTAAGCGTTCTCGATTCTTCGGGTACCCGGACACTGCGCGAAAAGCAGATCCACGTTCCCACTGACCAGCAGACTTCTCTTCCGGAAAAAGCGGTTCAAGCTGCGGTCGAGCTACTTAATATCTCCCACTATCAACCTAACGGGCACCGCCTGAAGGTCGGCACCGACAATGCAGAGGCCTACTCCACGTTCCAAGACGCCGAAGTACTAATGAAACAACCGAACGACACTGGACTCGAAGCGGCTATTGAGAAGTACAAACAGGCAATCGAGATAGATTCGCACTATGCCGTTGCCCAAACAAGACTCTCATGGGCCTATATCCGATCTTACTTTCTGCATGGCGACGAAGCGGCTTTGATGCTAGCTCGTGAAAACTGCGAAGCGGCTATCGCGGTTGATCCCAATTTGGTGGAAGCCCATGTGGGTCTTGCCTTGATTTACCAACGAACTGGCGATCTTCAGACGGCGGATAAGGAGTTCTTAAAGGCGCTGGCTTTAGATCCGTCTAATCCCCGTACGCTTCTCTATCGAGCAGAATTCTACTCTGCTAGCGAACACTGGAAGGAAGCAGAAGATGCATATGCGAGACTTGTACGGTCACGTCCAAACTACTGGTTGGCACATAACGAATTCGGCATGTTTCTAAATTCCCAAGGCAAGTATCCAGAAGCCCTTATGGAATTTCGCGCAGCTAGTCTCGCCTCTCCAAAGAGCTCTCTCGCTTACGCCAACATCGCAGCAGTTTATTTGGAGCTAGGCAAATTATCTGAATCTCTGGCCAATTACGCGAGGAGTTATCAGCTTAATACTAATAATGTGGCTGCGTTAGGCATCGCCGAAATAAATCGAATTCAGGGTAACTATAGGGACTCTGTAACTCATGCAAGAGAAGCGGTCGCACTTCGCCCATCGTCGGCTCTTAACTGGGTAGAACTGGGAGACTGCTGTTCGAATATCGCTAGTATGCAGAAGGATGCTACAGCAGCCTACAAAAAGGCTAAAGAAGTGCAAGAAGAACAATTAAGAATTGAGCCAAAGAACGGCCCCGCGTGCTTGTTCCTAGCCCTCTGCTACGCCAAGATTAGTGACCTGGCGGGATGTGCCGTGTTGCTGAAGAAAGCAGAGACTCTAGGCATAAACGATCTTGATTCACAGCTGCTCAAGGTGCGTGTCGTTACACTTCTCAGCAAACTCGACGAAGCTTTCGACACTTTATCGCGTTGTATTCAGCGCGGCGCCACAGCATTTCAATTTCAAACAATGCCTGATTTAGAACCTCTCCGAATCGACAATCGCTATCATCGGTTGGTCGCGTCAACTGGGCCTGTAACAGATTTAAAAATCTAA
- a CDS encoding sigma-70 family RNA polymerase sigma factor, protein MTSDGGEVTQLLKAMKDGDLAAADRLLPLVYAELHRLATSYMRRERQDHTLQPTALINEAYMRLAKEDLDWQNREHFIGIAAHVMRRVLVDYARAHKAKIRGGELKRVELEDNLAISDERTEEMLALDEALDRLTEVNSRQAKVVEFRYFGGLSLEQIAAALGVAPRTVKRDWAMARIWLFKELRKTPE, encoded by the coding sequence ATGACGAGCGATGGCGGCGAGGTTACTCAACTTCTAAAAGCGATGAAGGACGGAGATCTTGCCGCGGCGGACAGGCTGCTGCCGCTCGTCTACGCCGAACTCCACCGCCTTGCAACGTCGTACATGCGCAGGGAGCGGCAAGATCATACCCTCCAACCCACGGCGCTCATTAACGAAGCCTACATGCGTCTCGCCAAAGAAGATCTCGATTGGCAAAACCGAGAGCACTTTATCGGAATCGCCGCGCACGTCATGCGCAGAGTCTTGGTCGACTATGCAAGAGCACACAAAGCGAAGATTAGGGGAGGCGAGCTGAAGCGTGTCGAACTCGAAGACAATCTCGCGATCTCCGACGAACGCACCGAGGAGATGCTCGCACTCGATGAGGCACTCGACAGATTGACCGAAGTCAACTCTCGACAGGCAAAGGTCGTAGAGTTCCGATACTTCGGCGGTCTGTCGTTGGAGCAGATCGCGGCCGCTCTTGGGGTCGCTCCTAGAACGGTAAAGCGCGACTGGGCTATGGCGAGGATCTGGTTGTTCAAGGAGCTTCGAAAGACTCCTGAATAA
- a CDS encoding MBL fold metallo-hydrolase: protein MSSASEQMLLRFWGVRGSIPTPCVQNMGSGGNTSCLEVRLPGGQVVIVDGGTGVRPLGAALMQEAAGRPADLHLFLTHFHWDHIQGLPFFQPLYSRENSVTFYSMKSPSETSETLEGQMSVPYFPVDFRFLPAQRHFVNVSQQLVHFGETTVHSFPLNHPQGCLGYSFRHGDRKVVFASDLEHGVPEFDRGLVEVAKNADILIYDAQFTPEEYEHRHGWGHSTWLEATKVAKNAGVKKLLLFHHDPAHDDDTLRSILDNARREFPETYLATEGETIGV from the coding sequence ATGAGTTCAGCTTCAGAACAGATGCTGTTGAGATTCTGGGGTGTGCGGGGCTCTATCCCGACGCCTTGCGTCCAGAACATGGGAAGTGGTGGCAACACGAGTTGCCTTGAGGTGCGTCTCCCAGGTGGCCAGGTTGTAATCGTCGATGGAGGCACCGGTGTTCGTCCACTTGGCGCGGCCTTGATGCAGGAAGCAGCCGGCCGCCCTGCTGATCTACATCTCTTCCTGACACACTTTCACTGGGACCACATCCAGGGCCTGCCATTCTTTCAGCCGCTCTACTCAAGAGAAAACAGCGTCACCTTCTATTCCATGAAGTCGCCATCCGAGACCAGTGAGACGCTCGAAGGCCAGATGAGCGTGCCATATTTTCCCGTCGACTTCCGTTTTCTCCCGGCGCAACGCCACTTCGTCAATGTCTCGCAACAGCTTGTCCACTTCGGCGAAACCACCGTGCACAGCTTCCCGCTCAATCACCCGCAGGGCTGTCTGGGTTACAGTTTCAGACACGGCGACCGCAAGGTCGTCTTCGCCAGCGACCTCGAGCACGGTGTCCCCGAGTTTGACCGCGGCCTCGTAGAAGTAGCGAAAAACGCCGACATCCTGATCTACGACGCGCAGTTCACTCCCGAGGAGTACGAACACCGTCACGGGTGGGGTCACAGCACCTGGCTTGAGGCCACGAAAGTAGCGAAAAACGCAGGCGTGAAGAAGCTCTTGCTCTTCCATCACGACCCGGCTCACGACGATGACACCTTACGCTCCATCCTCGACAACGCACGTCGAGAGTTTCCAGAAACATACTTAGCGACCGAAGGCGAGACCATCGGCGTCTAG
- a CDS encoding adenylate/guanylate cyclase domain-containing protein: MPAHPALKLAPTPLTLVFTDMVGSSAAKRAASLGADAHERDRAYLEGIQSKHLRLIRDAIADHNGKEIMTIGDSFFLTFADPVDAIRCAAAIQQRLRTHPIDTPSGPLQLRIGIHNGTPEYFENSWHGTDVDTAARAESAGSPQQIVVTDVARKLIGDPLGIKFRPLGTFTLKGVGEVKLWDADYDQHGLRTPSLRSNELKKRSRLIGISIASLLILAVLGFAGFQLWQKYKTQQRVAKSATPSAKDSIILADFENKTGDPVFDTTLTQAFAIQMQQSPVLNLVSQQHIRQSMQYLGRQSTEALTPAIVREVAQREGIKAYLTGNIAKFGNEYVISVTAQNTNTGDDIASVQAQAADKEHVIDAIGTVATSMRARLGESLSSIQKLDTPMGQATTPSLEAFRAYALGDVEHEKGLDIPQAEGHYRQAVELDPNFAMAWARLGVVYGNSGQRGRSLDCYGKAYALSKNVSERERLYIQAHYFLNAIGNVQKAIDTLELAVRTYPLDISNWINLGSAQSNIGLINEAIENTKRSLTLDPTDGVAFLNLASMQVSIDRFSDAAQTLAEADRQHADSGTGSLTAFYQLAFLTGDRAAMAKAAAKVEGRVDQYQMSQSIAAAQEFAGQYREASQSWNLAATQAATQKATDAQASSLLLRVSGRGFAGMCENSPRDIKAALALDKTKPTLISATISAGICNQPAIALPLIESLVKQYPEDTQINQIVAPQARAALALAANQPQEALVNLEGAKAFDLVSAGAYLQGLAYLDLKDSANAIEAFQRATKYKGAALQLLQDYGQAQLGLARAYTMAGNRPEAKKAYEALFVTWKDADADLPQLLAAKKEYAAL; this comes from the coding sequence ATGCCAGCTCATCCGGCATTGAAGCTCGCTCCCACACCGCTAACACTGGTCTTTACCGACATGGTCGGCTCCAGCGCTGCCAAACGAGCAGCCTCGCTCGGTGCCGATGCTCACGAGCGCGACCGCGCCTACCTGGAAGGAATTCAGAGCAAACATCTCCGCCTCATCCGCGATGCCATCGCAGATCACAACGGCAAGGAGATCATGACAATCGGCGACTCGTTCTTTCTCACCTTCGCCGACCCCGTCGATGCCATCCGTTGTGCCGCGGCAATCCAGCAGCGCCTGCGCACACACCCAATCGACACGCCCTCCGGCCCGCTCCAGCTTCGCATCGGCATCCACAACGGCACGCCGGAGTACTTTGAAAACAGCTGGCACGGCACCGATGTCGACACCGCCGCCCGCGCTGAATCCGCCGGTTCACCCCAACAGATCGTCGTCACCGACGTAGCGCGCAAGCTCATCGGCGACCCCTTGGGCATCAAGTTCCGCCCCCTCGGCACCTTCACGTTGAAAGGCGTAGGAGAAGTAAAGCTCTGGGACGCAGACTACGATCAACACGGCCTCCGCACACCATCGCTCCGCTCAAATGAACTGAAGAAGCGCAGCCGCCTCATCGGAATCTCCATCGCATCGCTTCTAATCCTTGCTGTGCTTGGCTTTGCTGGCTTTCAACTATGGCAAAAGTACAAGACCCAGCAGAGAGTAGCGAAATCTGCCACACCCTCCGCCAAGGACTCCATCATCCTCGCCGACTTCGAGAACAAGACCGGTGACCCCGTCTTCGACACAACGCTCACTCAGGCATTCGCCATTCAGATGCAGCAATCGCCTGTCCTTAACCTCGTCAGCCAGCAGCACATCCGCCAGAGCATGCAGTATCTGGGCCGACAATCAACCGAAGCACTCACCCCGGCCATCGTCCGCGAGGTCGCGCAGCGCGAAGGCATCAAAGCCTACCTGACAGGCAACATCGCAAAGTTCGGCAACGAGTACGTGATCAGCGTCACCGCGCAGAATACAAACACAGGCGACGACATCGCCAGCGTGCAGGCCCAGGCGGCAGACAAGGAACACGTCATCGACGCCATCGGCACGGTCGCCACTTCCATGCGAGCGCGTCTCGGCGAATCCCTCTCCTCCATCCAGAAACTCGACACTCCCATGGGTCAGGCAACCACCCCATCACTCGAAGCCTTCCGCGCCTACGCTCTTGGCGACGTCGAACACGAGAAAGGCCTCGACATCCCACAGGCCGAGGGCCACTATCGTCAGGCCGTCGAACTCGATCCAAACTTTGCCATGGCCTGGGCTCGCCTCGGAGTCGTCTATGGCAACTCAGGTCAGCGCGGCAGGTCACTCGACTGCTACGGAAAGGCCTACGCCCTCTCGAAAAACGTCAGCGAACGCGAACGGCTCTACATTCAAGCGCACTACTTTTTGAATGCAATCGGTAACGTACAGAAAGCCATTGACACACTTGAACTTGCGGTGCGGACGTATCCGCTCGATATCTCAAACTGGATTAACCTCGGCTCCGCTCAAAGCAACATCGGCCTCATCAACGAAGCTATCGAAAACACGAAAAGATCGCTTACTCTCGATCCGACAGATGGCGTCGCGTTCCTGAACCTCGCGTCCATGCAGGTTTCCATCGACCGGTTCAGCGACGCCGCACAGACCTTGGCCGAGGCCGATCGTCAGCACGCCGACAGCGGTACTGGAAGCCTCACTGCTTTTTACCAGCTAGCCTTCCTGACCGGCGATCGTGCCGCAATGGCGAAGGCGGCCGCGAAGGTAGAAGGTCGAGTCGATCAATACCAGATGAGCCAGAGCATCGCCGCAGCGCAGGAGTTTGCTGGTCAGTATCGTGAGGCAAGCCAGTCATGGAACCTGGCTGCAACACAAGCTGCGACGCAGAAAGCAACCGATGCCCAGGCTAGCAGTCTCCTGCTCCGAGTATCGGGTCGCGGCTTTGCAGGCATGTGCGAAAACTCACCCCGCGACATCAAGGCTGCCCTTGCACTCGATAAAACAAAACCGACCCTTATCTCCGCCACCATCTCCGCCGGGATCTGTAACCAACCTGCCATCGCTCTGCCGCTGATTGAAAGCCTCGTCAAGCAGTACCCGGAAGATACGCAGATCAATCAGATCGTTGCTCCCCAAGCCCGAGCTGCGCTCGCGCTGGCCGCAAACCAGCCCCAGGAAGCCCTCGTCAATCTCGAAGGAGCAAAAGCCTTCGATCTCGTCTCCGCCGGAGCCTACCTTCAGGGACTCGCCTACCTCGACCTCAAAGACTCCGCCAACGCTATCGAAGCCTTCCAGCGCGCGACAAAATACAAAGGCGCAGCCCTCCAGCTGTTACAGGACTACGGCCAGGCGCAGCTAGGCTTGGCACGCGCCTACACCATGGCAGGAAACAGACCCGAAGCAAAGAAGGCCTACGAAGCCCTCTTCGTCACTTGGAAAGACGCAGATGCCGACCTGCCGCAACTCCTTGCCGCCAAAAAGGAGTACGCCGCCCTGTAG
- a CDS encoding GAF domain-containing SpoIIE family protein phosphatase: MNTTTAESSSADRITRAIFEHATRISQEQEIEELVRLNADFARNLAGADRCSLWLIDTKTNELWTKVAHGVDPIRIPLGEGLVGACVKEDKVLLVNDITSEPRLLRKVDQSSGYHTQQVLCVPLRAEGRVIGALQLLNKPSGFTEADAGLLGLLAHFAASAIDNERLRQEALGAKLMRHELNLARDVQARLLPSNPTGVPGLGCVGFCRPARSIGGDYYDLLPLRDGGFALTLGDVSGKGIPAAVMMASIQTLLRSLLQRGSEDLAEVLSELNRTLYVSSTAERYSTLFCGVISSDRTKLTYVNAAHVQPMLVHSDGKLERLEGSGLPVAMMPEAVYEQNSAALRPGDLLVVVSDGIVEACNKEDEFWEEAEVDRIVLGHGVGDVLELPEKLCRAVDTYANGAEQYDDMTVVAVRIS, encoded by the coding sequence GTGAATACGACAACAGCCGAGAGCAGCAGTGCCGACCGCATTACACGCGCGATATTTGAACATGCGACCCGCATTAGCCAGGAGCAGGAGATCGAAGAGCTGGTGCGCCTCAACGCGGACTTCGCACGAAACCTTGCGGGCGCAGATCGATGCAGTTTGTGGCTAATCGATACGAAGACGAACGAGCTTTGGACGAAGGTTGCTCACGGCGTCGATCCCATTCGCATACCCTTGGGAGAGGGCCTTGTGGGCGCATGCGTCAAGGAAGATAAGGTGCTGCTGGTCAACGACATAACCAGCGAACCGCGACTGCTACGCAAGGTGGATCAGAGCAGCGGATACCACACACAGCAGGTTCTCTGTGTCCCTCTTCGGGCGGAGGGTCGCGTGATCGGGGCGCTGCAGTTGCTCAATAAGCCGAGCGGTTTTACTGAGGCGGATGCCGGTTTGCTGGGGTTACTTGCGCATTTTGCGGCGAGTGCCATCGACAATGAACGGCTGCGCCAAGAGGCTCTCGGAGCGAAGCTGATGAGGCATGAACTTAATCTTGCGCGTGATGTGCAAGCGCGGTTATTGCCGTCGAATCCGACTGGCGTTCCAGGGCTGGGATGTGTTGGTTTCTGCCGGCCCGCACGGTCGATTGGCGGCGACTACTATGATTTGTTGCCGCTGCGCGATGGGGGTTTTGCGCTAACGCTGGGGGATGTTTCGGGCAAAGGTATTCCGGCTGCGGTGATGATGGCGAGCATTCAAACACTGCTGCGCAGCCTGTTGCAGCGCGGGTCCGAAGATCTTGCAGAGGTGCTTAGCGAATTGAATCGAACGCTGTATGTCAGCTCGACCGCGGAGCGTTATTCGACGCTGTTTTGTGGGGTTATCTCTTCGGATCGGACGAAGCTGACGTATGTGAATGCTGCACATGTTCAACCTATGTTGGTGCATTCAGATGGGAAGTTGGAGCGGCTGGAAGGTAGTGGTTTGCCGGTCGCGATGATGCCGGAAGCCGTGTATGAGCAGAACAGTGCGGCGTTGCGGCCGGGGGATTTGCTGGTTGTGGTTTCGGATGGGATTGTTGAGGCTTGTAACAAGGAGGATGAGTTTTGGGAGGAGGCGGAGGTTGACCGGATCGTGCTTGGACATGGGGTGGGTGATGTCCTGGAGCTGCCGGAAAAGCTGTGCCGGGCGGTGGATACGTATGCGAATGGGGCGGAGCAGTATGACGATATGACCGTGGTGGCGGTCCGAATTTCGTGA